GCAGCGCGTCGAGCGTCACGTCGAAGGCGCCCTGGTAGTCGACCGGCCCGGCCAGGGCGGCGATCAGATCCGGGTCGTCGGTGATCGCGGGCCAGGCGGCGGGGTCGGTGGCCGCGGTTGCCGGCCCGCGTTCGGCGGTGCGGGCGATCACCACCGACGACACGACGTGCAGCTGAAGGGTTCTGATCGCGGTCGCCGCGGCGCGTCCGCGCAGGCCGACGGCGTGGAGCTCACGCGCCAGCGCCGCCTGCATCGGCTGGAACATCGCGGCGGTCTTCCCGCGCTCGTGTGCCACGGCGATCAGGTGCGGGTGCTCCCAGAGCCTGCGCCGCCACTGTTTGCACAGCGACGTGATCCGGGCTCGGGGGCTGCGCCCGTTGACCGTCACATCAGCCATGTCGGAGAGCAGCCGGTAGACCATCAGGTCGAGCAGCGCGTCGCGGTTGCCGACGTGCCAGTAGATGGAGGTGACCGCCGTGCCCAGCTCGGCGGCGAGTCGGCGCATCGTCAGGGCTTCGAGGTCGAACTCCTCGACGAGGCGTACGGCGGCCTCGACGACCACCTCGCGATTGAGCGTCGGCTCACGGGCTGGTCGCGAGGCCTGGCTCATCCGCTCAGCCTGGCACCGGGGCGAACGGGAACTCGTGGCCGGTCAGCCAGTGCCGGCCGACCTCCCGGTGGCCGGCCCAGCGCGCCACGTTGGCCGCGTCGTCGGTCTGCCCGAGCGAGGCAGGGGTCACGTTGATGCGTTCGGCGTGCGGGCGCAGCGACGCGAGGTCGAATCCGTAGATCTCGGCGGCCGCCTCGCCGATCATCCGCCGCGTCTCAGCGATCGGCACGTCGTGGTAGGTCTTCGCCAGCCACTCGCGCGACCGCGGCCAGGTGCCTTCGGGGTGCGGGAAGTCGTTGCCCCACGGCATGTTGTCGATGCCGATCTCGTAGCGCATCCCGATCTCGCGCCGTTTCGTGTTGGACGACCCGATGAAGCAGTTGCGGTCGAACAGCTCGCTGGGCTGGGTCTGGA
This is a stretch of genomic DNA from Mycobacteriales bacterium. It encodes these proteins:
- a CDS encoding TetR family transcriptional regulator; this translates as MSQASRPAREPTLNREVVVEAAVRLVEEFDLEALTMRRLAAELGTAVTSIYWHVGNRDALLDLMVYRLLSDMADVTVNGRSPRARITSLCKQWRRRLWEHPHLIAVAHERGKTAAMFQPMQAALARELHAVGLRGRAAATAIRTLQLHVVSSVVIARTAERGPATAATDPAAWPAITDDPDLIAALAGPVDYQGAFDVTLDALLYRFVPTA